CGGTGATGCCCCGGCCGCGCAGCTCCCGAGCGAGGATCAGCGTGAGTGCTTCGACGGCGCCCTTGCCGGCGCTGTAGGCGCCGTAGCCGGGAAAGGCCAGGCCCACCACGGACGTGGAGAAGGTGACGAACGCGCCACCGCTGCGGATCCTCCGCGCGGCCTGCTGGGCGACGACGAAGGTCCCGCGGATGTTGGTGCGGTGGAGCGCGTCCAGCTCCGCCAGGTCCAGTTCGGCGATGGGCGCCAGTTGCATCCGGCCGGCCGCGTGGACGACGACGTCGACGCCCCCGAACTCGGACTCCGCGGTGGCGAACAAAGCGGAGACCTGCTGTTCGTCGGCGACGTCCGCCTGGAAGGCGATCGCCGTGCCGCCGCCGTCGGTGACGTCCTTGACGGCGGCCTCGGCCAGTTCGCGGTTGCCCGCGTAACCGATCAGGACGGCGAATCGGTCGGCCGCGAGCCGACGCGCCGTCTCGCGGCCGATCCCGCGCGAGCCACCTGTGACGATGGCGACGCGAGGTCGGTCGGCGTGGGGGTCGGCCGCGGCGTAGCGGTCCGCGGTCTTCTGGGCAGACATGAACACTCCTGCTGGAGATGCCGGAAGAGGGGTTACGACGGATGGATCGTGGCCGGGGCGCCGGTGCGGTGCCCCGCTCGCGGCTCCAGCCTGGTCCGGTCCGCCCGCCCCAGCCAGGGCTGTCCTCACCCAGGGGTTGCCGTCCCCTGGCTTGCGTCCACCGGTGCGCGCGACGATGGGAGACGTGAACCATTCAGCACTCGCCGCCTTCCTCAAGTCCCGGCGCGACCGGATCCGCCCGTTGGACGTCGGCCTGCCCAGCGGACCGCGGCGCCGGGTGCCCGGTCTGCGGCGCGAGGAGGTCGCCCACCTGGCCGGGCTCTCCGCGGACTACTACACCGAGCTGGAACGCGGACGCGGCGCCCAGCCCTCGGTCCAGGTCCTGGCCGCGCTGGCCCGGGCGCTGCGGCTGAACGGTGACGAACGCGACCATCTGTTCCACCTCGCCGACCGGCCGGTCCCCCCGGCGGCGCAGGGCCCGACCGCGCATGTCCAGCCCGGTCTGCTCGGCCTGCTGGCCCAGCTCACCACCACCCCTGCCCAGGTCATCA
The Streptomyces sp. CGMCC 4.7035 DNA segment above includes these coding regions:
- a CDS encoding SDR family oxidoreductase encodes the protein MSAQKTADRYAAADPHADRPRVAIVTGGSRGIGRETARRLAADRFAVLIGYAGNRELAEAAVKDVTDGGGTAIAFQADVADEQQVSALFATAESEFGGVDVVVHAAGRMQLAPIAELDLAELDALHRTNIRGTFVVAQQAARRIRSGGAFVTFSTSVVGLAFPGYGAYSAGKGAVEALTLILARELRGRGITVNAVAPGPTATDLFLDGKDDQTIARLAAQPPLERLGTPADIAEVVAFLASPAGHWINGQVIRANGGII